The sequence below is a genomic window from Calditrichota bacterium.
GAACAAAGAACCCGTGGCACAAGAGAGCCGTCCGCACCTCCCAAAAAAGGGGGAAATTTAAAAACCAACAAGCGAGATGAAATCATAAAAAAACCGGCAAAGGAAACAACCCTCTGCCGGTCTGAATTTTGGTCTTAAAAACGCCTTTTGTGCATGCCCCGTCCGCGGCGAAATCCGTGTTGTATTCCGGATGAAAGAATACGATTCAGTTCGCCTTGCGGAATGTACCGGGCCTGGTATGACCCGCCATTGGCTTTCAACTGAGATACAAAGGCTCGCATGTGGTTTTCGGAGCCACGGGTCAGCTTTTCAAACGTGCACTGAATATCCTTGTTGTCCGTTTCGGCCATCCGTTTGTGCAAATCGGCGATGTCCAAATCTTCAATCGTGGCACCCACAATCAGGGCGTCCTTCAGGGATTTTTCACCTTTAGCCACCAAGTCGTGGTACAACTTGGCCATTTCCGGATGAGTAAATGCCCCAACCGCGT
It includes:
- a CDS encoding DUF2202 domain-containing protein, producing MSTLTFAQSEDSLFYNYVMDLPRQELSQAEIKGLLQMREEEKLARDVYLKLYDKWHVSIFKNISNSENRHTEAVKMLLDKYKISDPVLNNAVGAFTHPEMAKLYHDLVAKGEKSLKDALIVGATIEDLDIADLHKRMAETDNKDIQCTFEKLTRGSENHMRAFVSQLKANGGSYQARYIPQGELNRILSSGIQHGFRRGRGMHKRRF